A portion of the Streptomyces erythrochromogenes genome contains these proteins:
- a CDS encoding tyrosine-protein phosphatase, giving the protein MDRHVAFENLHNFRDLGGYGGADGRTVRWRTLYRADSLGKLRGADWDTFLELGVGTVIDLRYPWEIAAKGRVPEAERLKYVNLSIEHRPYDQAEIDPGTDPWRYLADRFAEVTEDGAEEIRQVLETIAEAPGPLVFHCTSGKDRTGLIAAFVLTLLGVPEEQVLADFALTELATERLTADWRAANPDRVMKWPSYGRAPAVIMELVLADLQARHGSVHGYLKNRAGLSDRTAERLRARLLTPADA; this is encoded by the coding sequence ATGGACCGGCACGTCGCATTCGAGAACCTGCACAACTTCCGTGACCTGGGCGGCTACGGGGGCGCCGACGGCAGAACCGTCCGGTGGCGGACCCTGTACCGCGCCGACTCACTGGGCAAGCTGCGCGGCGCCGACTGGGACACGTTCCTGGAGCTGGGCGTCGGCACCGTGATCGACCTGCGCTACCCGTGGGAGATAGCGGCCAAGGGCCGGGTGCCCGAGGCGGAGCGGTTGAAGTACGTCAACCTGAGCATCGAGCACCGGCCCTACGACCAGGCCGAGATCGACCCCGGCACCGACCCCTGGCGCTACCTCGCCGACCGGTTCGCGGAGGTCACCGAGGACGGCGCCGAGGAGATCCGGCAGGTCCTGGAGACGATCGCCGAAGCGCCCGGGCCGCTGGTCTTCCACTGCACTTCGGGCAAGGACCGGACCGGGCTGATCGCCGCGTTCGTCCTCACCCTGCTCGGTGTCCCCGAGGAGCAGGTCCTCGCCGACTTCGCGCTCACCGAGCTGGCCACCGAACGCCTCACCGCCGACTGGCGGGCCGCCAACCCGGACCGGGTCATGAAGTGGCCGAGCTACGGCCGTGCCCCGGCGGTGATCATGGAGCTGGTGCTGGCGGACCTCCAGGCCCGCCACGGCTCGGTGCACGGCTATCTCAAGAACCGCGCGGGGCTCTCGGACCGGACCGCCGAGCGGCTGCGCGCCCGGCTGCTGACGCCCGCCGACGCCTGA
- a CDS encoding inositol monophosphatase family protein translates to MPSNGPDFDRERRIAVAAAEEAGGLLRRRFGAAYCLRTKDESGDVQVDLDLAAEELVLGRIQRHFPDDRILSEEAGLLDAAGERTWLVDPLDGSNNVAIGLPAYAVGIGLCLAGVPVLGVVHEPVTGQTWHAVRGHGAHGGAGVLTGPAPGPPGPGPVVAWTQGYAVRRGDATAVALRGALELHCRRVLQLWAPLLGWSLLARGTIDAFVGYRAEGVDLPTGALLAAEAGVELRTLSGAPFTPGFAGDDSGRSFVAARGETLAHLLREVGAVA, encoded by the coding sequence ATGCCCAGCAACGGGCCTGATTTCGACCGCGAGCGGCGGATCGCCGTCGCCGCGGCGGAGGAGGCGGGCGGTCTGCTGCGCAGGCGCTTCGGGGCCGCGTACTGCCTGCGGACCAAGGACGAGTCGGGGGACGTCCAGGTCGACCTCGACCTCGCCGCCGAGGAACTCGTACTGGGACGGATCCAGCGGCACTTCCCGGACGACCGGATCCTGTCCGAGGAGGCCGGCCTGCTGGACGCGGCGGGCGAGCGCACCTGGCTGGTCGACCCGCTGGACGGCAGCAACAACGTCGCGATCGGCCTGCCCGCCTACGCGGTCGGCATCGGGCTGTGCCTGGCCGGCGTCCCGGTGCTGGGCGTGGTGCACGAGCCGGTCACCGGACAGACCTGGCACGCGGTCAGAGGGCACGGGGCGCACGGCGGCGCCGGGGTGCTGACGGGGCCCGCGCCCGGGCCGCCGGGCCCCGGACCCGTCGTCGCCTGGACCCAGGGGTACGCCGTGCGGCGCGGTGACGCGACGGCGGTGGCCCTGCGCGGTGCGCTGGAGCTCCACTGCCGGCGGGTCCTCCAGCTGTGGGCGCCGCTGCTCGGCTGGAGCCTGCTGGCACGCGGCACCATCGACGCCTTCGTCGGCTACCGGGCCGAGGGCGTGGACCTGCCGACGGGGGCGCTGCTCGCCGCCGAGGCGGGGGTGGAGCTGCGCACGCTGTCCGGCGCGCCCTTCACCCCCGGATTCGCCGGGGACGACTCCGGGCGCAGCTTCGTCGCGGCGCGCGGCGAGACCCTGGCGCACCTGCTGCGGGAGGTGGGCGCCGTCGCCTGA
- a CDS encoding SLC13 family permease, with translation MSFLRRLHPLDWLAGGLLALGVLCVATGLLPHGPAGDVLQRIGPLVVFLATVIVLAELTGKAEVFDVVATWVARVGRGNYALLFLLCVVFASVTTITLNLDTTAVLLTPVMLALATRVGIAAVPLAMTTVWLANTASLLLPVSNLTNLLAADRVALAPSEMAATMWAPQLAAIAVTMACLWGFYWRPGRRGAVSYAPPAPPRPKDRVLFRVCAIACGGFLVALLLADVPLWSASMAAALVVVAAFAVRDRGALRPSLVPWRLLVLVPGMFLVVETVNAHGLHDVLAAAMGSDNDLVGMLRSAAVGAGFSNVLNNLPAYLAGEAAIPEANHHQLLAQLVGVNVGPVITPWASLATLLWFERCRWHGTRIEMRRFLGTGLVLSVAGTLAATLALAATT, from the coding sequence GTGTCTTTCCTCAGGCGTCTGCATCCACTGGACTGGCTGGCCGGCGGGCTGCTCGCACTCGGTGTGCTCTGCGTCGCCACCGGTCTGCTGCCGCACGGGCCCGCCGGGGACGTCCTGCAACGCATCGGGCCGCTGGTGGTCTTCCTGGCGACGGTCATCGTCCTCGCCGAGCTGACCGGCAAGGCGGAGGTCTTCGACGTGGTCGCCACCTGGGTGGCGCGGGTGGGCCGCGGCAACTACGCCCTGCTCTTCCTCCTCTGCGTCGTGTTCGCGTCCGTCACGACGATCACCCTGAACCTGGACACGACGGCGGTCCTGCTGACCCCGGTGATGCTGGCGCTGGCGACCCGGGTGGGCATCGCGGCCGTCCCGCTGGCGATGACCACGGTGTGGCTGGCCAACACGGCGAGCCTGCTGCTCCCCGTGTCGAACCTGACGAACCTGCTCGCCGCGGACCGGGTGGCGCTGGCCCCGTCGGAGATGGCCGCCACCATGTGGGCGCCGCAGCTGGCCGCCATCGCCGTGACGATGGCCTGCCTGTGGGGCTTCTACTGGCGCCCGGGGCGGCGCGGCGCGGTCAGTTACGCGCCCCCGGCTCCGCCGCGCCCCAAGGACCGCGTCCTGTTCCGGGTGTGCGCGATCGCGTGCGGCGGGTTCCTCGTGGCGCTGCTCCTCGCGGACGTGCCGCTGTGGTCGGCGTCGATGGCGGCCGCGCTGGTCGTGGTGGCGGCCTTCGCGGTCCGCGACCGCGGGGCGCTGCGCCCGTCCCTGGTCCCGTGGCGGCTGCTCGTCCTGGTGCCGGGCATGTTCCTGGTCGTGGAGACCGTCAACGCGCACGGGCTGCACGACGTCCTGGCCGCGGCGATGGGTTCGGACAACGACCTCGTCGGGATGCTGAGGTCGGCCGCGGTCGGTGCGGGCTTCTCCAACGTGCTCAACAACCTGCCGGCCTACCTGGCGGGCGAGGCGGCCATCCCCGAGGCCAACCACCACCAGCTGCTCGCACAGCTCGTCGGCGTCAACGTCGGCCCGGTCATCACGCCGTGGGCTTCGCTGGCCACCCTGCTGTGGTTCGAGCGGTGCCGCTGGCACGGCACCCGCATCGAGATGCGCCGCTTCCTCGGTACGGGGCTGGTCCTCTCGGTGGCCGGCACCCTGGCGGCGACGCTGGCCCTGGCCGCCACCACCTGA
- a CDS encoding WD40 domain-containing protein, whose protein sequence is MTDGQVGAPAREFDFFISYSPADEQWAAWIAWTLEEAGYRTVVQAWDFVPGTNFIDFMDRGVSESVAVIAVLSRHYERSTYGRMEWQAALRASPESPERRLLTVRVDEMPIEGLLATITYVDLVGVADTDTARSLLLTRVEQAVDGHARPGRRPGYPGSGSGTASGGGPGGVRLPEQAHRGRLRPSALAGPGWAGRRRPARAPLYPQASPAGAAGNGQDAVTVLHLAGPDFGRGREPDSLSRQIRGDLIMLRDAGAPSPDLMVVTGDLTASGSPRECDQALSFLTTLRAQLDLSPPRVMVVPGAQDVNQAASQAYFHTCEADEVAPQPPYWPKWRHYTRLFRGLYQGLDTVFDSDQPWTLFPVPELSTVVAGFNSSIAYSHRQEEQYGFIGRDQAAWFAEAMRRYEDEGWLRIGALRHPLTDGRRPGDAVGGPGGLRDVDTLARLAAPRLHLLLHGPTGGPRTLSATPGHSRLTGPAGGLPLFGSAAPARFQLLQVTADAVTRWDDRITSEAERFPGEWRHTRRVFPVPELPPVINVGHAQGRAPLDDPAAALAERVKEICRVRRAGVRLRDVPRREPGDMVQIMATWQEQEDDVVQQQRIAVHPGTPSEEEIDRFVGQVHATDSGSEAVLVHGGDAPAGGLRHRAAGHGVRVRVRSFIEFQGLLDLRGYVAAQTARLGSSEQYAPGLYLPQRYRDADRPDGQERDGLVEELLELLESDHGRFVLLLGDFGHGKTFALRELARRIPEQLPHLTPLLIPLNTLDRAHSLEGLVAAHLASHEVDTIDLRALRYMLAQGRVVLLFDGFDELVHRVSYDRAADHLQVLLDAAVDNAKIVVSSRTQHFKSHAQVLTALGERVGLLPQRRVLSVEGFTPAQIRSYLVRSYGDERAADQRYQLLRNIPDLLMLCRNPRLLSFVADLSQDQLRAVAGAGRALSAARLYEDVFSSWLAYEEARGQGGPGAPPGLTVDELWAAVTALAWRLWESGRSALRLDELTETVAATLSELTESPLTPSERAQAVGAGSLLVRSSDGVFQFIHGSVVEWLVAREAARQLDRGRHTLLVARPLSQLAVEFFCDLADHERCARWVREVLDAPGRGTSDAARANAVRISDRLRVPADADLRGARLAGEDLSHRDFCGVDLSDADLTDTRLIGANLSGALLRGTRLTGARLDRADLSGADLTGANLSRARLTRADLRGAVLTGSRWHRAALIDVTMDDAVRAAPELGTAAIAPGMPVDAGFRPSAVGVPYGFGMRTSRLPEPIAYSSDGELLAVGSEDGSILVCGADDGRAVRTLQGHEGRVYAVKFRPDVIATGGSDGTVRLWDPVTGACRHILEIHPDGVWPVSFDEAGTLLATGDSEGLVTVWDVATGRPVHRLPGHTAPVYTAVHSRDGHLLTGDAAATARLWDLNTGTCVREIDGHQGAVYRARFSPDGTLFATADRGTGTGGGTVRIWRASDARLLHEFTGHTGRVYVLDFHPGGNLLASGCTDGQVRLWDPVVGTPAGVLERGTGAVYQVLFGDDGDLLAACDSNGAVRLWTVAGRPHGYTIALHPQQPADHRGTAWACAFRPGDSQLLTVGNDGGAQIWDSATGQGKRILRGHGRRISGVAFSADGSQLATAGNDGVVRLWDTRTGRRTEELRGRGDRLVSAAFSPVGPVLATASNDGDMYLWDPVGGHYLRELDAETEHVWAEAFNADGTLLATANDDDSVRVWFRPTGSPVSNLAGHRGRVRSIAFRSDGDVLATGCDDSVVRVWEARSGRLVEELGSGAGHADRVYGVAYGQGSAWLASASWDGSAIVWRDGRARLRLRGRGGRLWAVAAHPRRPLLAAAGDDRAIALWNADTGERITDLAGHTGRVLSLAFSPDGSLLASGAEDGTVRLWGTPADGEPPSLRATLMGMAGGWAALTPAGGYKYEGDVAGEFWHVVGMSRFTPGELDEYLPGIHRLPLGEEL, encoded by the coding sequence ATGACGGACGGGCAAGTCGGGGCGCCGGCACGGGAGTTCGACTTCTTCATCAGCTACTCGCCGGCGGACGAGCAATGGGCCGCGTGGATCGCCTGGACCCTGGAGGAAGCCGGCTACCGCACGGTGGTGCAGGCCTGGGACTTCGTACCGGGGACCAACTTCATAGACTTCATGGACCGCGGAGTCAGCGAGTCCGTCGCCGTGATCGCTGTCCTGTCGCGCCACTACGAACGCTCCACCTACGGGCGCATGGAATGGCAGGCCGCGCTCCGGGCCTCCCCCGAGTCACCCGAACGACGCCTCCTGACCGTCCGGGTGGACGAGATGCCGATCGAGGGACTCCTCGCCACGATCACCTACGTCGACCTGGTGGGCGTCGCCGACACCGACACCGCCCGCTCCCTGCTGCTCACCCGGGTCGAGCAGGCCGTCGACGGGCACGCCCGCCCCGGCCGGCGGCCCGGCTACCCCGGCAGCGGATCGGGCACCGCGTCGGGCGGCGGCCCGGGCGGTGTCCGCCTCCCCGAGCAGGCCCACCGGGGCCGGCTCCGGCCGAGCGCGCTCGCCGGCCCCGGCTGGGCGGGCCGCCGCCGTCCGGCCCGGGCGCCCCTCTACCCGCAGGCCTCGCCGGCCGGCGCCGCCGGCAACGGCCAGGACGCCGTGACCGTCCTGCACCTGGCCGGTCCCGACTTCGGGCGGGGCCGCGAACCCGACTCGCTCAGCCGCCAGATCCGCGGCGACCTGATCATGCTCAGGGACGCGGGAGCCCCGTCCCCCGACCTGATGGTGGTCACCGGCGACCTCACCGCCTCCGGCAGCCCCCGCGAGTGCGACCAGGCCCTCAGCTTCCTCACCACCCTGCGCGCCCAGCTCGACCTGTCGCCCCCGCGCGTGATGGTCGTACCGGGCGCACAGGACGTGAACCAGGCCGCCTCCCAGGCCTACTTCCACACCTGCGAGGCCGACGAGGTGGCACCGCAGCCGCCGTACTGGCCCAAGTGGCGCCACTACACACGCCTGTTCCGCGGCCTCTACCAGGGTCTGGACACCGTCTTCGACAGCGACCAGCCCTGGACCCTCTTCCCGGTGCCCGAACTGAGCACGGTCGTCGCCGGATTCAACTCCTCCATCGCCTACAGCCACCGCCAGGAGGAGCAGTACGGCTTCATCGGCCGCGACCAGGCCGCCTGGTTCGCCGAGGCCATGCGCCGCTACGAGGACGAGGGCTGGCTGCGCATCGGCGCGCTGCGCCACCCGCTCACCGACGGCCGCCGCCCCGGCGACGCCGTCGGCGGCCCCGGCGGACTCCGCGACGTCGACACCCTGGCCCGGCTCGCCGCGCCGCGGCTCCACCTGCTGCTGCACGGCCCGACCGGCGGACCGCGCACTCTGTCCGCCACCCCCGGACACAGCCGGCTCACGGGACCCGCCGGCGGGCTGCCGCTCTTCGGCTCCGCGGCCCCCGCCCGCTTCCAGCTGCTCCAGGTCACCGCGGACGCCGTCACCCGGTGGGACGACCGGATCACGTCCGAGGCCGAGCGGTTCCCCGGCGAGTGGCGGCACACCCGCCGCGTCTTCCCCGTCCCCGAACTTCCCCCCGTGATCAACGTCGGGCACGCCCAGGGCAGGGCACCCCTCGACGACCCCGCCGCCGCGCTCGCCGAGCGGGTCAAGGAGATCTGCCGCGTGCGCAGGGCGGGCGTACGGCTGCGCGACGTCCCGCGCCGCGAACCGGGCGACATGGTCCAGATCATGGCCACCTGGCAGGAGCAGGAGGACGACGTCGTCCAGCAGCAGCGCATCGCCGTCCACCCCGGGACGCCCAGCGAGGAGGAGATCGACCGGTTCGTCGGCCAGGTGCACGCGACCGACTCCGGCTCCGAGGCCGTCCTCGTCCACGGCGGCGACGCGCCGGCCGGCGGGCTGCGGCACCGGGCCGCCGGCCACGGCGTACGGGTCAGGGTGCGCAGCTTCATCGAGTTCCAGGGCCTGCTCGACCTGCGCGGCTACGTCGCCGCGCAGACGGCCCGGCTCGGCAGCAGCGAGCAGTACGCCCCCGGCCTGTACCTGCCCCAGCGCTACCGCGACGCCGACCGCCCCGACGGGCAGGAGCGCGACGGCCTCGTCGAGGAGCTCCTGGAGCTACTCGAATCCGACCACGGCCGCTTCGTCCTGCTCCTCGGCGACTTCGGACACGGCAAGACCTTCGCCCTGCGCGAGCTGGCCCGCCGCATCCCCGAACAGCTCCCGCACCTGACGCCGCTGCTGATCCCGCTCAACACCCTCGACCGGGCGCACAGCCTCGAAGGCCTCGTCGCCGCCCACCTCGCGAGCCACGAGGTCGACACCATCGACCTGCGGGCGCTGCGCTACATGCTGGCCCAGGGCCGCGTCGTCCTGCTCTTCGACGGCTTCGACGAACTGGTCCACCGGGTCAGCTACGACCGGGCCGCCGACCACCTCCAGGTGCTCCTCGACGCCGCCGTCGACAACGCCAAGATCGTCGTCAGCAGCCGCACCCAGCACTTCAAGTCGCACGCCCAGGTCCTCACCGCGCTCGGCGAGCGGGTCGGACTGCTGCCGCAGCGCCGCGTCCTGTCCGTCGAGGGCTTCACCCCGGCGCAGATCCGCTCCTACCTCGTGCGCAGCTACGGCGACGAACGCGCCGCCGACCAGCGCTACCAGCTCCTGCGCAACATCCCCGACCTCCTGATGCTCTGCCGCAACCCGCGGCTGCTCTCCTTCGTCGCGGACCTGAGCCAGGACCAGCTGCGCGCGGTCGCCGGCGCCGGCCGCGCGCTCAGCGCGGCCCGGCTGTACGAGGACGTGTTCAGCTCCTGGCTCGCCTACGAGGAGGCGCGCGGCCAGGGCGGGCCCGGCGCCCCGCCCGGACTCACCGTCGACGAGCTGTGGGCGGCCGTGACCGCGCTGGCCTGGCGGCTGTGGGAGAGCGGCCGCAGCGCCCTGCGCCTGGACGAGCTCACCGAGACCGTCGCCGCCACCCTCAGCGAGCTCACCGAGTCCCCGCTCACCCCGTCCGAACGCGCCCAGGCGGTCGGCGCGGGCAGCCTGCTGGTCCGCAGCTCCGACGGCGTCTTCCAGTTCATCCACGGCTCCGTCGTCGAATGGCTCGTGGCGCGCGAAGCCGCCCGCCAGCTCGACCGCGGCCGCCACACCCTGCTCGTCGCACGCCCGCTCAGCCAGCTCGCCGTCGAGTTCTTCTGCGACCTCGCCGACCACGAACGGTGCGCCCGGTGGGTGCGCGAGGTCCTCGACGCGCCCGGCCGCGGGACCAGCGACGCCGCCCGCGCCAACGCCGTCCGGATCAGCGACCGGCTGCGGGTTCCGGCCGACGCCGACCTGAGGGGCGCCAGGCTGGCCGGCGAGGACCTCTCGCACCGGGACTTCTGCGGCGTCGACCTCTCCGACGCCGATCTCACCGATACCCGGCTGATCGGAGCCAACCTCTCGGGAGCCCTGCTGCGGGGCACCCGGCTGACCGGCGCCCGCCTCGACCGGGCCGACCTGAGCGGGGCCGACCTGACCGGCGCGAACCTCAGCCGGGCCCGCCTGACCCGGGCCGACCTGCGGGGTGCCGTGCTGACCGGCAGCCGCTGGCACCGGGCCGCGCTCATCGACGTCACCATGGACGACGCCGTGCGGGCCGCCCCCGAACTGGGAACCGCCGCGATCGCCCCCGGGATGCCGGTGGACGCCGGATTCCGGCCCTCGGCGGTCGGTGTCCCGTACGGCTTCGGCATGCGCACCAGCAGGCTGCCCGAACCCATCGCCTACAGCAGCGACGGCGAACTCCTCGCGGTCGGCAGCGAGGACGGCTCCATCCTCGTCTGCGGCGCCGACGACGGCCGGGCGGTGCGCACCCTCCAGGGACACGAAGGACGCGTCTACGCGGTGAAGTTCCGGCCGGACGTGATCGCCACCGGCGGGTCCGACGGCACCGTACGCCTCTGGGACCCGGTGACCGGTGCCTGCCGCCACATCCTGGAGATCCACCCCGACGGCGTGTGGCCGGTCTCCTTCGACGAGGCCGGCACGCTCCTCGCCACCGGCGACAGCGAAGGCCTGGTCACGGTCTGGGACGTGGCCACCGGCCGGCCCGTGCACCGGCTGCCCGGCCACACCGCGCCCGTCTACACCGCCGTCCACAGCCGCGACGGCCATCTGCTCACCGGCGACGCGGCCGCGACGGCACGGCTGTGGGACCTGAACACCGGTACGTGCGTCCGGGAGATCGACGGGCACCAAGGAGCCGTCTACCGCGCGCGGTTCAGCCCCGACGGCACCCTCTTCGCCACCGCGGACCGGGGCACGGGCACAGGCGGCGGCACCGTGCGGATCTGGCGGGCGTCCGACGCCCGGCTGCTGCACGAGTTCACCGGACACACCGGCCGCGTGTACGTCCTCGACTTCCACCCGGGCGGCAACCTCCTCGCCAGCGGCTGCACCGACGGCCAGGTCCGGCTCTGGGACCCGGTCGTCGGCACCCCCGCCGGAGTCCTCGAACGGGGCACGGGCGCCGTCTACCAGGTGCTGTTCGGCGACGACGGCGACCTCCTCGCCGCCTGCGACAGCAACGGCGCCGTCCGGCTCTGGACGGTCGCCGGCCGCCCCCACGGCTACACGATCGCCCTCCACCCCCAGCAGCCCGCCGACCACCGCGGCACCGCCTGGGCGTGCGCCTTCCGCCCCGGCGACAGCCAGCTGCTCACCGTCGGCAACGACGGAGGCGCACAGATCTGGGACTCCGCCACCGGCCAGGGCAAGCGCATCCTGCGCGGGCACGGCCGCAGGATCAGCGGCGTCGCCTTCAGCGCGGACGGCTCCCAGTTGGCGACCGCCGGCAACGACGGCGTCGTACGGCTCTGGGACACGCGCACCGGGCGGCGTACGGAGGAGCTCCGCGGCCGCGGCGACCGGCTGGTCTCCGCGGCGTTCAGCCCCGTCGGCCCCGTCCTGGCCACGGCCAGCAACGACGGCGACATGTACCTGTGGGACCCGGTGGGCGGCCACTACCTGCGCGAGCTCGACGCCGAGACCGAGCACGTGTGGGCGGAGGCCTTCAACGCCGACGGCACCCTGCTCGCCACCGCGAACGACGACGACTCGGTCCGCGTCTGGTTCCGCCCGACCGGTTCACCCGTCTCGAACCTGGCCGGGCACCGCGGCCGGGTCCGCTCCATCGCCTTCCGCTCGGACGGCGACGTGCTGGCCACCGGCTGCGACGACAGCGTCGTACGGGTGTGGGAGGCACGCAGCGGCCGCCTGGTGGAGGAGCTCGGCAGCGGCGCCGGCCACGCGGACCGGGTGTACGGCGTCGCGTACGGCCAGGGCAGCGCGTGGCTGGCGAGCGCGAGCTGGGACGGCAGCGCCATCGTCTGGCGGGACGGGCGGGCGCGCCTGCGCCTGCGCGGTCGCGGCGGACGGCTGTGGGCCGTGGCCGCCCATCCGCGCCGGCCGCTGCTGGCCGCCGCCGGCGACGACCGCGCGATCGCCCTCTGGAACGCCGACACGGGCGAGCGGATCACCGACCTCGCGGGCCACACCGGACGGGTGCTCTCCCTGGCCTTCTCCCCGGACGGCAGCCTCCTGGCGAGCGGCGCCGAGGACGGCACCGTACGGCTCTGGGGCACCCCGGCGGACGGGGAGCCGCCGTCGCTGCGCGCGACGCTGATGGGCATGGCGGGCGGCTGGGCGGCGCTGACACCGGCCGGCGGCTACAAGTACGAGGGCGACGTGGCCGGAGAGTTCTGGCACGTGGTGGGCATGTCCCGGTTCACACCGGGGGAGCTCGACGAGTACCTGCCGGGCATCCACCGGCTGCCGCTCGGCGAGGAACTCTGA
- a CDS encoding cysteine hydrolase family protein, whose product MPTTTLRELNGLDRTPASLADATLILVDYQNTYTRGVLELTGWEPALDAAADLLARARAAGTKVVHVIHDDGEGTLYDVRQDIGRIHPRVAPVAGEAVVVKTAAPDAFVGTDLGEHLDAAGHENVVVAGFMTHMCVTFTAQGAFLRGNRPTVVADACATRPLSSVGGELSAEQVHRAALATVADLYGVVVPTAAALR is encoded by the coding sequence ATGCCCACGACCACCCTGCGCGAGCTCAACGGCCTTGACCGGACGCCGGCCTCACTGGCCGACGCGACGCTGATCCTGGTCGACTACCAGAACACCTACACCCGTGGCGTGCTGGAGCTGACGGGCTGGGAGCCGGCGCTCGATGCCGCCGCCGACCTGCTGGCGCGGGCCCGCGCAGCCGGTACGAAGGTCGTCCACGTGATCCACGACGACGGCGAGGGAACCCTGTACGACGTGCGGCAGGACATCGGGCGGATCCACCCCCGGGTCGCCCCCGTCGCGGGCGAGGCCGTCGTCGTCAAGACGGCCGCGCCGGACGCCTTCGTCGGAACGGACCTCGGCGAGCACCTCGACGCCGCCGGCCACGAGAACGTGGTCGTCGCCGGGTTCATGACCCACATGTGCGTGACGTTCACGGCGCAGGGCGCGTTCCTGCGCGGCAACCGGCCCACCGTGGTCGCCGACGCCTGCGCCACCAGGCCGCTGAGCTCGGTGGGCGGCGAGCTGTCCGCCGAGCAGGTCCACCGTGCCGCGCTCGCGACCGTCGCCGACCTCTACGGGGTCGTCGTGCCCACCGCCGCGGCCCTGCGCTGA
- a CDS encoding GlxA family transcriptional regulator — MNSAGRLVVVVLFEGVDLLDVTGPPEVFALLRREVGDATGYEVLLAAETADPVTTSAGVRILPDTTFAELAGRSVDTLLVPGSVEIDDAGRARAVAEPAVVGRVKDLAGRTRRVASVCVGAHILAEAGLLDGRRATTHWSTAQQLAADHPAVEVDADPIFIRDRDVWTGAGISACLDLSLALVADDFGEAVALRVARQLVMYLKRPSGQSQFSVPLAPLSATRRTEDLRHYVTRNLAGRLSVADLAAHAHVSERQLTRIFKTELGTTPASYIESARVEVARNQLESTDATLDRIASACGFNTTDTLIRAFRRTLDTTPTEYRNRFRSPV, encoded by the coding sequence GTGAACAGCGCCGGCCGGCTCGTCGTGGTCGTCCTCTTCGAGGGCGTGGACCTGCTGGACGTCACCGGCCCGCCGGAGGTCTTCGCCCTCCTGCGCCGCGAGGTCGGCGACGCCACCGGCTACGAGGTCCTCCTGGCCGCCGAGACCGCGGACCCGGTCACCACCTCCGCCGGGGTCCGCATCCTGCCCGACACCACCTTCGCCGAGCTGGCCGGCAGGAGCGTCGACACCCTGCTGGTCCCCGGCTCGGTCGAGATCGACGACGCCGGCCGTGCCCGCGCCGTCGCCGAGCCCGCCGTCGTCGGCCGGGTCAAGGACCTCGCCGGCCGGACCCGGCGCGTCGCGTCCGTCTGCGTCGGGGCCCACATCCTCGCCGAGGCCGGGCTGCTCGACGGCCGGCGCGCCACCACCCACTGGTCCACCGCGCAGCAGCTCGCCGCCGACCACCCGGCCGTCGAGGTCGACGCCGACCCGATCTTCATCCGCGACCGCGACGTGTGGACCGGCGCGGGCATCAGCGCCTGCCTCGACCTCTCCCTCGCCCTCGTCGCCGACGACTTCGGCGAGGCCGTCGCCCTGCGCGTCGCCCGGCAGCTCGTGATGTACCTGAAGCGGCCGAGCGGACAGAGCCAGTTCAGCGTCCCCCTCGCACCCCTGTCCGCGACCCGGCGCACCGAGGACCTCCGCCACTACGTCACCCGCAACCTCGCCGGCCGGCTCTCCGTCGCGGACCTCGCCGCGCACGCCCACGTCAGCGAACGGCAGCTCACCCGGATCTTCAAGACGGAACTGGGCACGACCCCGGCCTCCTACATCGAATCGGCGCGCGTCGAGGTGGCCCGCAACCAGCTCGAATCCACCGACGCCACCCTCGACCGGATCGCCTCCGCCTGCGGCTTCAACACGACGGACACCCTCATCCGGGCCTTCCGCCGCACCCTCGACACCACCCCCACGGAGTACCGCAACCGCTTCCGCTCCCCGGTCTAG